GCGCCGCCCCAGCCGTCGAGGCTGTCGGCGGTGACCATGACGTTCGGGTACTTGGACTTGATCTTCGGCGCGACGGCCTTGAAGGTCGCCAGGTACTGGTCGGCGGTGTAGACGCAGGAGGAGTAGCCGGTGGAGAACCGGGGCTCGTTCTGCAGGCCCCACATCGACACCGGGATGCCCTGGGCGGTGAGGTGGTCGAGGTCGCCGACCAGGGCGTCGCCGAAGTCGGACAGGAACTGCGGGTCGAAGGAGGCCAGGTGGCCGCCGATGTAGGAGTCGTTGGACTTCCAGCCCGGGGCGGGCGACCAGTACTCGACCGAGGTGCCCTCGATGTGGGCGCGGCTCATCATGTCGGCGAGTCCGGCGCCCTGGCCGGCGAAGCGGTCCTGGATGTGCTTGCGGGTGGAGTCCAGGCCCCGGTAGTACAGGCCCATCGCCAGCCGGCAGTAGCGGAAGCCGCGGTCGGAGCGGCCGCCCATCAGCATCTGCTGGTAGAACCGGGTGAGTTCGGAGGCGGTGAGGTCGTGCGGGACGCCGCTGACGGTGTCCGGCAGGCCGTTGTTGCCCGAGCCGATCGAGTCGGACTGGATCTCGAAGCCCAGGCCGAGGATGGTCTGCTTGGCGGCCTGGTCGAAGCGGATCGTGTAGCTGCCCGAGGTGGCGGCGGTGGTGGCCGCCGCGGCCGGGGACAGGTGGAGCAGGGGCGAGAGCGCCGCGCCGGCGCCGACGGTCGCGGCGCCGCGCAGCATGGAGCGGCGGCTGATCCCGCTCGGCTCGGGCAGGGCCATGGTCTACCTCCGGAGGGTGGGTGGGGGGAAGGCGACGGGGTACTGCGGGTGTCCGCGTCCGCGACCGGGGTCAGAAGCGGGCGACGGTGTAGCGGTCGACGGCGTCCTCGTCGAGGTCGAAGCCCAGGCCCGGGCCGGTGGGCACGGTCAGCACGCCGTCGGCGAACTTCGGCGGGTTGAGCAGGATGGCCTCGCGGATCGGGTTGGGCAGCCGGTTGTACTCGTAGGTGCGCAGGTTCGGGGTGGCCGCGCACAGCTGGAGGGCGGCGCACAGGCTGACGCCGGAGCCGACGCCGTGCGGGGCGATGTCGACGTGGAAGGCGGAGGCGAGCGCGGACAGCCGCATCGCCTCGGTGATGCCGCCGCACCGGGCCACGTTCGGCATGAAGACGTCGATGGCCCGGTTCAGCAGGGACTCGCGCAGGTCGAAGCGGGTGAAGTGGGTCTCCCCGTTGACCACGGTCAGGCCGGTGCGGCGGCGCAGTTCGCCGAGGTTGGCGAGGTCGTCGACCTGGAGCGGCTCCTCGTACCAGGAGATGCCGAGGTCGGCCAGGACGGCGCCGACCCGGGTGGCCTGGTCGAGGTCGTAGGCGCAGTTGACGTCGGTGAGGATCTCGACGTCCTCGCCGACGGCGGCGCGCACCGCGCTCAGGTGGGCCCGGTCGGTGCGCTCGCCGCGCCCGATCTTGACCTTGAGGGCCTTGAAGCCGGCATCGACGAAACCGAGCGCCTGGCGGGCGGAGTCCTCGGGGTCGGCGTGCAGGGCGACGGGGCTGGCGTAGCAGGGCACCGTCTCCCGGATCGGGCCGCCGAGCAGCCGGTGGACGGGCTGTCCGGCGAGCTTGCCGCGCAGGTCCCACAGGGCGAGGTCGACGCCGGCCAGGGCTTCGAGGTAGAAGCCGCGGTTGTGGCCGCCGGCCGCCTGGCCCTGGTAGAGGCGCTCCCAGATCGCTCCGGTGGCCAGCGCGTCCTGGCCGATCAGCAGCGGGGCCAGCACGGTGGCCACCACGGTGGCGGTGACCTGCGGGGAGGGCAGGCCGTAGGCCTCGCCGATGCCGACGCTACCGTCCTCGGTGTGGACCTTGACCAGGGTGGCGTACTGGCCCCGGCGGGGCAGGACCAGGTGACTGGAGGCGGGGTAGCGCAGCCAGTCCGGCACGTCTTCGGGCGAGTCGTAGAGGTCGTCGAAGCTGGCGGACAGGGCCAGGGCCTCGACCTTGGTGATGCGCAGCGGCTGGGTGCTCACGGGTCTCTCTCCTGCGGGAGGTGATGCGGGCCGCCCTCCGTCGGGAGGGCGGGACGGGTCAGGCGTGTTCGAGGATGTCGCCGCGCGAGGTCTCGCGGCCGCTGAAGACGGCGACCGCGGTGATCAGGCAGCCGGCCACGACGTAGAGGGCGACGGGGGCGATGGAATTGGTGCCGGCGACGAGCGCCGCGCCGATGAAGGGGGTGGTGCCGCCGAAGATCGCTCCGCCGAACTCGCGGCCGACGCTGACCCCGCTGAACCGGACCCGGGCGTCGAACTGCTCGGCGACCAGGGCGGCCTGCGGGCCGAAGACCATGTCCTTGCAGATCGGGACGGCCAGCACCAGTGCCAGGAAGACCAGCGCGGTGTTGCCGGTGCCCAGCAGCCAGAAGAACGGGTAGGCGTAGGCGATGGTGCAGCCCAGGCCGATGGCGACCATGGTGCGGCGGCCGATCCGGTCGGAGAGCCAGCCCCAGAACGGGATGGTGACGATCTCCAGGGCGCCGGCCAGGGCTGCGGCCCACAGCATGGTCGACTTGGGGATGCCCAGGTTCTTGGTGGCGTAGGAGAGGCCGAACGCCTGGATCAGGTAGGCCCAGACGAAGCCGGAGGCGGTGATCCCGAGCACCCGCAGGACGGCGCCGGGCTGCTCCTTGACGACGGTCAGGAACGGGAAGCGGACGGTCTCGGCCTGGTCGGCCAGCTCGGTGAAGACCGGGGTCTCCTTGATGCCCCGGCGCAGCCACATGCCGAACAGCACCAGGACGAAGCTGAGCAGGAACGGAATGCGCCAGCCCCAGGTGAGGAAGGCGTGGTCGGGCAGCAGGGCGACCAGGGCGA
The window above is part of the Kitasatospora sp. NA04385 genome. Proteins encoded here:
- a CDS encoding mandelate racemase/muconate lactonizing enzyme family protein produces the protein MSTQPLRITKVEALALSASFDDLYDSPEDVPDWLRYPASSHLVLPRRGQYATLVKVHTEDGSVGIGEAYGLPSPQVTATVVATVLAPLLIGQDALATGAIWERLYQGQAAGGHNRGFYLEALAGVDLALWDLRGKLAGQPVHRLLGGPIRETVPCYASPVALHADPEDSARQALGFVDAGFKALKVKIGRGERTDRAHLSAVRAAVGEDVEILTDVNCAYDLDQATRVGAVLADLGISWYEEPLQVDDLANLGELRRRTGLTVVNGETHFTRFDLRESLLNRAIDVFMPNVARCGGITEAMRLSALASAFHVDIAPHGVGSGVSLCAALQLCAATPNLRTYEYNRLPNPIREAILLNPPKFADGVLTVPTGPGLGFDLDEDAVDRYTVARF
- a CDS encoding MFS transporter, translating into MTTTAHPGSTHVNSTSSATTRRTMAAATVGTVMEWYDFNLYGLASALVFGPLFFGSSSTGATLASFATFGVGFAARPIGGILFGHLGDRIGRKYVLLITMLGMGIATTLVGVLPTHATVGVWAPILLVLLRICQGIAVGGEFAGATLLTVENSPNGKRGLFGSIPAMGTGAGSVLATAVFALVALLPDHAFLTWGWRIPFLLSFVLVLFGMWLRRGIKETPVFTELADQAETVRFPFLTVVKEQPGAVLRVLGITASGFVWAYLIQAFGLSYATKNLGIPKSTMLWAAALAGALEIVTIPFWGWLSDRIGRRTMVAIGLGCTIAYAYPFFWLLGTGNTALVFLALVLAVPICKDMVFGPQAALVAEQFDARVRFSGVSVGREFGGAIFGGTTPFIGAALVAGTNSIAPVALYVVAGCLITAVAVFSGRETSRGDILEHA